CACCCTTTGCAGGAGCAAGCTCCTGGTCCCTCGGCCCTCAGGCGGTGACGGCGTCCACGAGGGTGTCGGCCGCGGCGTAGGGGTCGGTGCGACCGTCGACGACGTCGGCCGCGAGCGCGTCGAGGCCGGTGCCGTGCCGCAGGTCACCCATCCGCTCGCGCAGCACCACCATGGCGATCGCCTCCACCTCGTCGGCGGCGCGCCGCAGCCGGCGCTCGCGCAGGTGGCCGGTGGACTCCAGCCAGTCCCGGTGCTTGTCGATGGCGGCGAGCAGGTCGTCGATCCCCTCCTCGCGGGCGGCGACGGTCTTGACGACCGACGGCCGCCAGTCGCCCGGCGAGCGCGCCTCGGCGAGGGAGATCATGTGCCGGATGTCGCGCACCGTGGTGTCGGCGCCGTCGCGGTCGGCCTTGTTGACGACGAAGACGTCGCCCACCTCGAGGATGCCGGCCTTGGCGGCCTGGATGCCGTCACCCATCCCGGGCGCCAGCAGCACGAGCGTGGTGTCGGCCATGCCGGCGATCTCGACCTCGCTCTGCCCGACACCCACGGTCTCCACGAGCACGACGTCGCAGCCAGCGGCGTCGAGCACGCGCAGCGCCTGAGGCGTGGCCCACGACAGGCCGCCGAGGTGGCCCCGGCTGGCCATCGAGCGGATGTACACGCCGGGGTCGAGCGCGTGGTCCTGCATGCGCACCCGGTCGCCCAGCAGGGCGCCGCCCGAGAAGGGTGACGACGGGTCGACGGCCAGCACGCCGACGCGAAGGTCCCTGTGCCGCAACGCCTTCACCAGTGCCGACGTCGACGTCGACTTGCCCACGCCCGGGCTGCCGGTGATCCCGATGACGTGAGCGTTCCCGGTGTGAGGCGCGAGCGCGGCCATCACCTCGCGCAGCGCGGGATGGGCGTCCTCGACGAGTGAGATCAGGCGCGCGAC
This is a stretch of genomic DNA from Angustibacter sp. Root456. It encodes these proteins:
- the meaB gene encoding methylmalonyl Co-A mutase-associated GTPase MeaB; the protein is MARAVDVPSLVEQAREGRPRAVARLISLVEDAHPALREVMAALAPHTGNAHVIGITGSPGVGKSTSTSALVKALRHRDLRVGVLAVDPSSPFSGGALLGDRVRMQDHALDPGVYIRSMASRGHLGGLSWATPQALRVLDAAGCDVVLVETVGVGQSEVEIAGMADTTLVLLAPGMGDGIQAAKAGILEVGDVFVVNKADRDGADTTVRDIRHMISLAEARSPGDWRPSVVKTVAAREEGIDDLLAAIDKHRDWLESTGHLRERRLRRAADEVEAIAMVVLRERMGDLRHGTGLDALAADVVDGRTDPYAAADTLVDAVTA